One genomic segment of Schlesneria paludicola DSM 18645 includes these proteins:
- a CDS encoding peptidylprolyl isomerase encodes MAVLQWTLLATLLAFFSADPAATVIVSVNGTPITKGDLDFAAMQLGMTDDQKIHEQPKLIEQLIERQLIRKFLSSKKIDPVSAEVQEQIARAEELVRKRGEDPKTFLPKIGYTKTRLKNELELPSAWRAYVRRTVTPEQFKEYFNDHHQEFDGTQLRGSQIFLKLPKPPTDSDVATKTQALADLRRQILDKTISFADAAKQHSEAPTKVQGGDIGLFGWRGKLPPTVSKAAFDLKVGELSEPIQSPFGMHLIQVTERHPGDLSLEDVRPIIFDRLSQDLWKATVADERATAKIGQK; translated from the coding sequence ATGGCTGTTTTGCAGTGGACCTTGCTGGCCACCCTACTCGCGTTCTTCTCGGCCGATCCTGCTGCAACGGTGATTGTAAGCGTCAACGGCACCCCTATCACCAAAGGGGACCTCGACTTCGCCGCGATGCAGCTGGGAATGACCGACGATCAGAAGATTCACGAACAACCCAAACTCATTGAACAGCTTATCGAGCGACAACTGATCCGTAAGTTCTTGTCTTCAAAGAAGATCGACCCGGTATCGGCAGAAGTTCAAGAGCAAATCGCACGTGCCGAAGAGCTTGTCCGCAAACGTGGCGAAGACCCCAAGACGTTTCTTCCCAAGATCGGCTACACCAAAACTCGACTGAAAAACGAGTTGGAACTTCCGTCGGCCTGGCGGGCCTATGTCCGCCGCACCGTAACGCCCGAACAGTTCAAGGAGTATTTCAACGACCACCATCAGGAGTTCGACGGAACACAACTGCGTGGCAGCCAAATCTTCTTGAAATTGCCGAAACCACCAACTGATTCAGACGTTGCGACAAAAACGCAGGCACTCGCCGATCTTCGACGCCAGATCTTGGACAAGACGATCTCCTTCGCAGATGCCGCCAAACAGCATTCCGAGGCCCCAACCAAAGTGCAGGGTGGTGATATCGGCTTGTTCGGCTGGCGGGGAAAACTGCCGCCAACGGTATCGAAAGCCGCATTCGATCTGAAGGTCGGAGAGTTGAGCGAACCGATCCAGTCTCCGTTCGGGATGCATTTGATCCAGGTCACTGAGCGCCATCCAGGCGATCTCAGCCTCGAAGACGTTCGTCCCATCATTTTCGACCGACTTTCACAGGATTTGTGGAAAGCGACCGTCGCCGACGAGCGCGCGACCGCGAAGATCGGACAGAAGTAA
- a CDS encoding POT family MFS transporter gives MSDQAADHAQKPLTWREMPSGIPYIVGNEAAERFSFYGMKAILFVYMTKYLVNAMGQPDPLSSEQARAAVHWFVASAYFFPLAGAILSDWLLGKYRTIFWLSLVYCLGHLALAAIPGRAGLLAGLTLIAIGSGGIKPCVSAHVGDQFTEKNRDLLPRVYSWFYFSINLGAFVSSMLTPVLLEEFGPHWGPHIAFGLPGLLMLLATFVFWLGRKKFVHVKPAGFSFIRETFSLDGLKALSGLIPLYLFVAIFWCLYDQTASAWVEQADSMDRRWLGINWLSSQIQAINPIMVLVLIPTCTYLVYPAINALFSLTALRKVAIGFLLAVISFGISATIESEITGGRLIRNADIEPAKDDTSKLKSHELIAQLRELRAWSVGSVSWQLDEPGASDGDSSSGGVGVPVTLRVEVGSTPKGPWTEKATADFAANASAPYLVKLLEPACAKYVRLVVTTSSADSDAPTIDWRKPQLLRVLADESAPPYDAHPHAAQVWPDLTAVGYRPNIVWQLAAYFFLTLAEIFVSITCLEFSYTQAPNKMKSLVMSLYMLSVALGNTLTAVVNEYIPNADGTSKLPGASYYWFFTGLMLAASVGFLVVVATYREKAYLQSAADRE, from the coding sequence ATGTCGGATCAGGCCGCGGATCATGCACAAAAGCCACTGACATGGCGTGAGATGCCTTCGGGGATCCCTTACATCGTCGGCAATGAAGCGGCCGAACGATTCAGTTTCTACGGAATGAAGGCGATCCTGTTCGTCTACATGACGAAGTATCTGGTGAATGCGATGGGCCAGCCCGACCCCCTGTCGTCGGAACAGGCGCGGGCGGCCGTGCATTGGTTTGTGGCCTCGGCATACTTCTTTCCACTGGCCGGGGCCATCCTTTCCGATTGGCTACTGGGGAAATACCGGACAATTTTCTGGTTGTCGCTCGTGTACTGTCTCGGGCACCTGGCACTGGCGGCGATTCCCGGAAGGGCTGGTTTGCTCGCGGGACTGACGCTGATCGCGATCGGTTCGGGGGGAATTAAGCCCTGCGTCTCGGCCCATGTCGGCGACCAGTTCACCGAGAAAAATCGAGACCTGCTGCCGCGGGTTTACAGTTGGTTCTACTTTTCGATCAACCTGGGGGCCTTCGTGTCATCGATGCTCACCCCAGTCCTTTTGGAAGAATTTGGACCACATTGGGGCCCTCACATTGCGTTCGGTCTGCCCGGTCTGTTGATGTTGCTTGCGACGTTTGTCTTCTGGCTGGGCCGTAAGAAATTTGTTCACGTCAAACCGGCCGGCTTTTCGTTTATTCGCGAGACCTTCAGTCTTGACGGTCTCAAGGCGCTCAGCGGTTTGATTCCACTCTACTTGTTCGTCGCGATCTTCTGGTGCCTGTACGATCAGACCGCGTCGGCGTGGGTCGAGCAGGCCGATTCGATGGATCGACGCTGGCTGGGCATCAATTGGCTGTCCAGCCAGATTCAGGCGATCAACCCGATCATGGTCCTGGTCCTGATTCCCACCTGTACCTATCTCGTCTATCCCGCAATCAATGCTCTGTTCTCTTTGACGGCACTGCGTAAGGTTGCGATCGGATTCCTGCTTGCGGTGATCTCCTTCGGTATCAGTGCCACGATTGAATCCGAGATCACCGGTGGCCGGCTGATCCGAAACGCCGACATCGAACCTGCGAAAGACGACACCTCGAAGTTGAAATCCCACGAGTTGATTGCCCAGCTCAGAGAACTTCGTGCGTGGAGTGTGGGTTCGGTCAGTTGGCAGCTCGACGAACCCGGTGCATCCGATGGAGACTCGTCGTCCGGTGGAGTTGGCGTTCCGGTCACGCTGCGTGTGGAAGTGGGTTCCACCCCCAAGGGGCCCTGGACCGAGAAAGCCACAGCGGATTTTGCAGCGAATGCATCTGCACCATATCTCGTCAAACTTCTCGAACCGGCCTGTGCGAAGTATGTGCGGCTCGTGGTTACCACGTCGTCAGCGGACAGCGACGCTCCAACGATCGATTGGAGAAAACCTCAATTGCTACGCGTGCTGGCCGACGAATCCGCTCCACCTTATGACGCTCATCCTCACGCCGCCCAGGTCTGGCCCGATCTGACGGCGGTGGGATATCGGCCCAACATTGTGTGGCAACTGGCTGCCTATTTCTTTCTGACGCTGGCCGAGATCTTTGTTTCGATCACCTGCTTGGAATTCTCGTATACGCAGGCACCCAACAAAATGAAATCGCTGGTGATGTCGTTGTACATGCTGTCGGTCGCACTGGGAAATACGCTCACCGCTGTCGTGAACGAGTACATTCCAAACGCGGACGGAACCAGCAAGCTGCCTGGTGCGAGTTACTATTGGTTCTTCACGGGGTTGATGCTGGCCGCTTCCGTTGGCTTTCTGGTCGTCGTCGCAACCTACCGCGAAAAGGCCTATCTTCAGTCTGCAGCTGATCGGGAATGA
- a CDS encoding ATP-binding protein → MQDYEKLGVFYLGKTYDMESRQIQDDLLLYDAKDLTTHAVCVGMTGSGKTGLCLSLLEEAAIDGIPAICIDPKGDLGNLLLAFPNLQPSDFRPWIDPADATRAGLSPDDYSVKMAKVWKDGLAAWGQPPERIKRYRDAVDISIYTPASNAGLPLTVLKSFSAPPAAIIENSESMRERVASAASGLLALLGNNADPLQSKEHILLSTILDRSWREGKDVDLGGLIRLIQKPNFDRVGVVDLESFYPSKERFAFAMTLNNLIASPGFQAWMEGESLDIQRLMYTPEGKPRLTIISIAHLSDSERMFFVTILLNEVVTWMRAQSGTSSLRAILYMDEIFGYFPPTANPPSKTPMLTLLKQARAFGVGIVLATQNPVDLDYKGLSNAGTWFLGRLQTERDKARVLEGLEGASAAAGAKFDRGKMEKILAGLGNRVFLMNNVHEDHPVVFQSRWALSFLRGPVNRDEIARLMADKKAMLPAASKPATALLGGSSGGGTHPVLPPGIEESFVVRQSSLLGDVKLTYRPGLLASTRVRFVQATAGIDSLQDMSVFLPAVDKVSPTMFDDATISTEAEPEQQAQPDSEGSFASLPGELSRAKTYTELQAALKDHVYKTEKLTLWKCAELKQTSNPGESEGDFRVRIAHAVKEQRDQAVEKLRAKYGPKLATIQEQLRKAMQKVEKEKLDARNQTTQVLVTVGTSILGAVFGRKTISATNMGKIATGVRAAGRMEAGKQDVTLAEESVEAIQARYDALNKQFSDEATALLDGAVPENLRLDEVTIAPKKTDVTINKFVLCWTPWIVDAKGNAQQAW, encoded by the coding sequence ATGCAAGACTACGAAAAGCTGGGTGTCTTTTATCTGGGCAAGACCTATGACATGGAGTCGCGACAGATTCAGGATGATTTGCTGCTTTACGATGCGAAAGATCTGACGACCCATGCGGTCTGTGTGGGGATGACCGGCAGCGGAAAAACGGGTCTGTGTCTTTCGCTGCTGGAAGAAGCGGCCATCGACGGCATTCCAGCCATCTGCATCGATCCGAAGGGCGATCTGGGAAATCTGCTGCTCGCATTTCCGAATCTGCAACCCTCTGATTTTCGTCCGTGGATTGATCCAGCCGACGCGACTCGTGCCGGGCTGTCGCCGGATGATTATTCGGTCAAGATGGCGAAAGTCTGGAAAGACGGATTGGCCGCATGGGGGCAGCCACCCGAGCGGATCAAGCGTTATCGCGATGCCGTCGATATCTCGATTTACACACCGGCCAGCAATGCCGGACTGCCGCTGACGGTTCTGAAATCGTTTTCCGCACCGCCCGCCGCGATCATCGAGAACAGCGAATCGATGCGCGAACGCGTTGCTTCGGCCGCATCAGGTCTGTTGGCGCTGCTTGGAAACAATGCGGACCCTCTGCAAAGCAAAGAACATATCCTGCTTTCGACGATTCTCGATCGGTCGTGGCGCGAAGGAAAAGATGTCGATCTGGGCGGGTTGATTCGGCTGATTCAGAAGCCAAATTTTGATCGAGTCGGTGTCGTCGATTTGGAGAGTTTCTACCCTTCCAAAGAGCGATTTGCATTTGCGATGACGCTGAACAACCTGATCGCGTCCCCAGGATTTCAGGCGTGGATGGAAGGCGAATCGCTTGATATTCAGCGGCTGATGTACACGCCCGAAGGGAAGCCTCGCCTGACAATCATCTCGATTGCGCATCTGAGTGACAGCGAGCGAATGTTCTTTGTCACGATTCTCTTGAACGAAGTCGTGACGTGGATGCGGGCCCAGTCGGGGACGTCCAGCCTGCGGGCCATTCTGTATATGGACGAGATTTTCGGCTACTTCCCGCCGACCGCGAACCCGCCATCGAAGACACCGATGCTGACACTTTTGAAGCAGGCCCGTGCGTTTGGAGTCGGGATCGTCCTGGCGACGCAGAACCCAGTCGATCTGGACTACAAAGGGCTTTCGAACGCGGGAACCTGGTTCCTGGGCCGGCTGCAGACAGAACGTGACAAGGCGCGGGTGCTGGAGGGGCTGGAAGGCGCGTCGGCCGCGGCGGGCGCGAAGTTCGATCGCGGCAAAATGGAAAAGATTCTGGCGGGGTTAGGAAACCGAGTCTTTCTGATGAACAACGTTCACGAAGATCACCCGGTTGTCTTTCAAAGTCGCTGGGCGTTGTCGTTCCTGCGTGGGCCCGTCAATCGCGACGAGATTGCCAGACTGATGGCTGATAAGAAGGCGATGCTACCCGCCGCCTCCAAGCCTGCGACGGCCCTGTTGGGCGGGTCATCGGGAGGTGGCACGCATCCGGTGCTGCCCCCCGGCATTGAAGAATCGTTCGTGGTACGCCAAAGCAGTCTGCTGGGCGATGTCAAATTGACGTACCGTCCAGGACTCCTGGCTTCGACGCGCGTGCGGTTTGTGCAGGCGACCGCGGGAATTGATTCCTTGCAAGACATGAGTGTCTTCCTGCCCGCGGTTGATAAGGTGTCCCCGACGATGTTCGATGATGCGACGATCAGCACCGAGGCCGAGCCCGAACAGCAGGCACAGCCCGATAGTGAAGGAAGCTTTGCCAGCCTGCCTGGGGAACTGAGTCGCGCCAAGACCTATACCGAATTGCAGGCGGCACTCAAGGATCACGTCTACAAGACCGAAAAGTTGACGCTTTGGAAATGCGCCGAACTGAAGCAGACGTCGAATCCCGGCGAGTCCGAAGGCGACTTTCGTGTCCGGATTGCACACGCAGTCAAAGAGCAACGCGATCAAGCCGTTGAAAAACTGCGTGCCAAGTACGGGCCAAAACTTGCAACGATCCAGGAACAGCTTCGCAAGGCGATGCAGAAGGTTGAGAAGGAAAAGCTGGATGCCCGGAATCAAACGACGCAGGTATTGGTGACGGTTGGTACGTCGATTCTGGGAGCCGTGTTTGGCCGCAAGACGATCTCGGCGACGAACATGGGCAAGATTGCGACAGGGGTCCGCGCTGCGGGGCGGATGGAAGCTGGCAAGCAGGATGTGACACTTGCCGAGGAATCTGTGGAGGCGATTCAGGCCCGGTACGACGCCTTGAACAAGCAGTTCTCGGACGAGGCAACGGCGCTCTTGGACGGTGCCGTGCCCGAGAATCTGAGGCTGGACGAAGTGACCATCGCACCGAAGAAAACGGATGTGACGATCAACAAGTTCGTCTTGTGTTGGACACCCTGGATCGTGGATGCGAAAGGGAACGCGCAGCAGGCCTGGTAG
- a CDS encoding sensor histidine kinase, translating to MKATISEFDELPTAARVAELQQQIQSLQQQLLQAQKMSSIGVLASSITHEFNNILMTVINYAKMGVRHKDPATRDKAFDKILAAGHRASKITTGMLSYARQQSDRREAMDLVPLVEDVLVLVEKDLQRYRIRLTTQFDVHPYAAVNSGQVQQVLLNLVINARQAMENGGNLTVTVRSNQEQGQAEISIRDTGSGIAPDKLRKIFDPFFTTKTVDEQGQGGTGLGLSLARDVMESHGGRIRVESAVGSGTTFTLKFPQVASPVKPQAKQAVG from the coding sequence ATGAAAGCCACGATTTCTGAATTTGACGAACTGCCAACGGCGGCACGAGTTGCCGAGCTTCAGCAGCAGATTCAATCGCTTCAGCAGCAACTGTTGCAGGCGCAGAAAATGAGTTCGATTGGGGTATTGGCCTCGTCGATCACTCATGAATTCAACAATATCCTGATGACCGTCATCAATTACGCAAAAATGGGCGTTCGGCACAAAGATCCTGCCACGCGTGATAAGGCGTTCGACAAGATTCTGGCGGCTGGCCATCGGGCCTCGAAAATCACGACGGGGATGCTTTCGTACGCGCGGCAACAGAGCGACCGACGCGAAGCGATGGATTTGGTGCCGCTCGTCGAAGATGTCCTGGTCCTGGTCGAAAAAGACTTGCAGCGCTATCGCATCCGCTTGACGACTCAGTTTGATGTTCATCCGTACGCGGCAGTGAACTCGGGTCAGGTGCAGCAGGTCTTGCTGAATCTGGTGATCAATGCGCGGCAGGCGATGGAGAATGGCGGCAACCTGACTGTGACTGTGCGATCGAATCAGGAACAAGGCCAGGCCGAAATCAGCATCCGCGACACGGGCAGCGGAATCGCCCCGGACAAATTGCGAAAGATCTTCGATCCGTTCTTCACCACGAAGACGGTGGATGAGCAGGGGCAAGGCGGTACGGGACTAGGATTGTCGCTGGCCCGTGACGTGATGGAATCACACGGCGGTCGAATCCGCGTCGAGAGCGCGGTCGGCAGCGGAACCACCTTCACGCTGAAGTTCCCTCAGGTGGCGTCGCCCGTCAAACCGCAGGCAAAGCAGGCGGTTGGTTAG
- a CDS encoding outer membrane protein assembly factor BamB family protein — translation MRCEWFAGILCCAFISSGLTASAQFVRDRFTTEDSKRVTARIDRTVQQAKIDAQQLIKDRQYVQAVTRLQSILDYPEDFFRLEDFRSKDDVPAGVKGQTHRILAGLPATGRAAYELHFGTTARAILNEAVPKNDFETIAMVASRYMMTAAGFEAMQILSARAFDLNQPLEAAILCEAMQHHPSAQGDVSGPLILRAAFAWHLAGQPTRCLAALKQLVELDLPSAWHFGGKQVPVLQNEREATAWLATHFGLAPTQLELTESQWMLPRGGPTGNESATAAYPAGGGSWTISPLEYNRFRLEDAANQAHRTAFDLLSRKIERLLIDDNRLALPASMPLVVGDRVVYRTLNDVTAVSLRTGELLWRSSVTDGMLTWLFQSSAAEIDGTNQSSPLTFPGYLRQKLFRDHLTGSLTSDGRYVYAIEEVDTQFNPLRPRVRPINGAPNAIDPTNKLVAYELDGGRLVWEAGGVRGTPPIELSGIFFLGPPLPWDGRLYCLAEVKDELRLLALAPNEKSIELEWSQTLIAVNDWIAISSRQAGLIPVISDNLMICPTGCGSVVAYDLRQHQLRWGYTYAMHRSRHLPDVFDVNVMLLDEEERWNDGAPVLAQGRLLMTPRDSAELHCVDAIDGTLIWKRPRQQGLYLACVYEGSVVVVSKSSVLAYSLTDGAEQWTQPLEIPEPSGRGVHMGSRYLLPLSTGEIASIDLKRGRLLGRSRLPEGRVPGNLAVAHGSLVSAGIHEVIGFRPLEEIEHRIATQLAANPKDAEALALRGEMRLHHGDDEAAIQDLRESVRQQPESRVKRVLAGTLLNVMKKDPARLLTAAPELETLTDEPRQRVEFLRLYASALKDSGDYVEAMKQLFRLADVAEFRDEMVSVAPDHSVMLWQYIRSQMLTMYEAANMSTREKLVQIVAKEFELATSVPKSDDRLARFVTMTLGHPAADTLLLSLAESNDPLPERIVRSRLLERLARCQTTAVAAAATARLALSAMTSGSPREALPWIEQLALTFPNEVCLDGKTGQELSAEWLARDEVQQAKPVPAEWPAGTMDVERTRNRVNAMGSQVDVVTHVGRHFLNWTFEFDPINSVLTARDPSLHSVWPFQLPSSPDLARGLGTQIHIRDRRMAIASGFSLVVVEFPESLNSPQLLLERSLHSTTSTDRRGFEMSQDKYRLFPNGRRSQSILDFRGAVGVLLGLSDEAVFYQLDKTLFAVDIETGQVLWTRTGPQYARSDGTVDRVLTLHTSTRDALLLRPLDGYLLQHHKGTPDEDPICFRDTRRLSKRTEGTDQLVLEMRDFDGDKILWQNQFAAGTLFNLFNRNLIATLEPSGTFHVIDFDTGQTRLTSKLPVNRLHGAGGVMAAQASGGRYIVIAGQPSRRTEKRTVSTLDFAAASENAFTVDGIACAIDATEGKIVWSVPIEQLAYDFTQPAYLPVLVLAARHSENDVLRRFGHMPRGSVMILDKRTGRLVYESQETTSPNFRSAQFIPKIDEQKLVVDFLDWNLELSFPDADK, via the coding sequence ATGCGTTGCGAGTGGTTTGCGGGAATTTTGTGCTGTGCGTTCATCAGTTCAGGACTGACCGCCAGCGCGCAATTCGTACGAGATCGATTTACCACGGAAGATTCGAAACGGGTCACCGCCAGGATCGATCGGACCGTACAGCAAGCCAAAATCGACGCGCAACAGTTGATCAAAGATCGCCAATACGTGCAGGCGGTCACGCGGCTGCAATCAATTCTCGACTACCCTGAAGATTTCTTTCGGCTCGAAGATTTCCGGTCCAAAGACGACGTGCCAGCCGGCGTGAAAGGACAAACTCATCGCATCCTCGCCGGCCTTCCGGCCACCGGTCGCGCCGCATACGAACTTCATTTCGGGACAACCGCACGCGCGATCTTGAATGAAGCGGTGCCGAAAAACGATTTCGAGACAATCGCCATGGTTGCCAGCCGCTACATGATGACGGCGGCCGGCTTTGAAGCGATGCAGATTCTGTCAGCCCGTGCCTTTGACCTGAATCAGCCGCTCGAAGCGGCGATTCTGTGCGAGGCGATGCAGCATCATCCGTCGGCCCAGGGCGATGTCTCGGGACCACTCATCCTGCGCGCCGCGTTTGCCTGGCATCTGGCGGGTCAACCTACGCGTTGCTTGGCAGCACTCAAACAACTCGTCGAACTGGATTTGCCATCAGCCTGGCATTTTGGAGGGAAACAAGTTCCGGTTCTGCAGAATGAACGCGAGGCTACAGCATGGCTGGCGACACATTTCGGCCTGGCTCCGACGCAACTCGAGCTGACCGAATCCCAGTGGATGTTGCCCCGTGGCGGTCCGACCGGAAATGAATCCGCAACCGCCGCGTATCCTGCTGGGGGCGGTTCCTGGACCATTTCACCACTGGAGTACAACCGTTTTCGCCTGGAAGACGCCGCAAACCAGGCGCATCGCACGGCCTTCGATCTGTTGTCCCGGAAAATTGAGCGCCTTCTGATCGACGATAACCGTCTGGCGCTGCCGGCCTCGATGCCTCTGGTCGTCGGCGACCGCGTTGTTTATCGCACTTTGAATGATGTGACCGCGGTCAGCCTGCGTACCGGTGAGTTACTCTGGCGTTCATCGGTCACAGACGGCATGTTGACCTGGCTGTTTCAAAGCTCAGCCGCCGAAATCGATGGCACGAATCAGTCGTCGCCATTGACGTTTCCTGGATACCTGCGACAGAAACTGTTCCGCGACCATCTGACTGGCTCACTGACCAGTGATGGTCGATACGTCTACGCCATCGAAGAAGTGGATACGCAGTTCAATCCATTGCGGCCGCGCGTTCGGCCGATCAACGGAGCTCCCAACGCGATCGATCCAACGAATAAATTGGTCGCGTACGAACTCGATGGTGGTCGCCTGGTCTGGGAAGCCGGAGGGGTTCGCGGAACTCCACCGATCGAACTGTCTGGAATCTTCTTTCTCGGCCCTCCGCTTCCGTGGGATGGCCGCCTTTATTGTCTCGCAGAAGTAAAAGACGAACTGCGCCTGCTCGCGCTGGCCCCGAACGAAAAGTCGATCGAGCTTGAATGGTCACAGACATTGATCGCGGTCAACGACTGGATCGCCATTTCAAGTCGTCAGGCGGGACTCATTCCCGTGATCTCTGACAATCTGATGATCTGCCCAACCGGATGTGGCTCAGTCGTCGCCTACGATCTGCGACAGCATCAATTACGCTGGGGATACACATATGCAATGCACCGCAGCCGCCACTTGCCCGATGTGTTTGACGTCAACGTGATGCTGCTTGACGAGGAAGAGCGCTGGAACGACGGAGCTCCCGTGCTGGCTCAGGGGCGGTTGTTGATGACGCCGCGGGATTCTGCCGAGCTGCATTGTGTGGATGCCATCGACGGGACGTTGATCTGGAAGCGACCACGACAACAAGGTCTGTATCTGGCCTGTGTTTACGAAGGCTCGGTCGTCGTCGTCAGCAAATCGAGTGTGTTGGCATACTCGTTGACAGATGGGGCAGAACAGTGGACTCAACCGCTCGAAATTCCCGAGCCCAGCGGTCGCGGCGTACATATGGGTTCGCGTTACCTCCTGCCGCTCTCCACCGGTGAAATTGCATCGATCGATCTGAAGCGGGGCCGCTTGCTCGGCCGATCGCGCTTGCCTGAAGGTCGAGTCCCCGGCAACCTGGCCGTCGCGCACGGGTCATTGGTCTCGGCAGGCATCCATGAAGTCATTGGTTTCCGACCACTCGAAGAAATCGAACATCGGATTGCCACCCAGTTGGCGGCCAATCCGAAAGATGCCGAAGCTCTCGCCCTTCGAGGTGAAATGCGACTGCACCATGGCGATGACGAGGCGGCAATTCAGGATCTGCGAGAATCAGTCCGGCAACAACCCGAATCGAGAGTGAAACGCGTTTTGGCGGGCACGCTGCTGAATGTGATGAAAAAAGATCCTGCACGCCTGCTGACCGCCGCACCGGAACTGGAAACACTGACGGACGAGCCACGACAACGCGTCGAATTCCTCCGGCTGTATGCGAGCGCTCTGAAAGACAGCGGCGACTACGTCGAAGCGATGAAACAACTCTTCCGACTGGCTGATGTCGCTGAATTTCGCGACGAGATGGTCTCGGTGGCTCCAGACCACAGTGTCATGCTGTGGCAGTATATTCGTTCACAAATGTTGACGATGTACGAAGCCGCAAACATGTCGACACGCGAAAAACTCGTTCAGATCGTGGCAAAGGAATTTGAGCTTGCCACGAGTGTCCCGAAGTCTGACGACCGGCTCGCTCGGTTCGTCACAATGACGCTCGGACATCCCGCCGCCGATACCTTGCTCTTAAGTCTGGCCGAATCGAACGATCCCCTGCCGGAACGGATCGTTCGTTCGCGATTGCTGGAACGTCTCGCTCGATGCCAGACCACAGCCGTCGCGGCCGCGGCCACGGCACGACTCGCCCTCAGTGCCATGACCAGCGGATCACCTCGCGAAGCTCTGCCATGGATTGAACAACTGGCTTTGACATTCCCGAACGAGGTCTGTCTGGATGGGAAGACGGGGCAAGAACTGAGTGCCGAATGGCTGGCACGTGACGAGGTGCAACAGGCAAAACCAGTTCCCGCAGAATGGCCCGCGGGCACGATGGATGTCGAGCGAACTCGAAACCGCGTCAACGCCATGGGTTCGCAGGTGGACGTCGTCACTCACGTCGGACGCCATTTCCTCAATTGGACGTTCGAGTTTGATCCAATCAACTCCGTGCTGACAGCACGTGATCCATCGCTACACAGCGTCTGGCCATTCCAATTACCAAGCTCTCCCGATCTCGCTCGCGGGCTGGGAACTCAGATTCATATCCGTGATCGGCGAATGGCGATCGCATCGGGCTTCTCGCTGGTCGTGGTCGAGTTTCCCGAGTCACTCAACTCGCCACAATTGTTGCTCGAAAGGTCATTGCACTCGACCACCTCAACGGATCGCCGTGGTTTCGAAATGTCGCAAGACAAATATCGCCTGTTCCCGAATGGTCGACGATCGCAATCGATCCTCGACTTCCGCGGCGCTGTCGGCGTTCTACTCGGGCTTTCTGACGAGGCCGTCTTTTATCAACTCGATAAAACTCTGTTCGCGGTCGACATCGAAACGGGCCAGGTCTTATGGACACGTACGGGGCCGCAGTATGCCCGATCCGATGGAACCGTCGACCGCGTGCTGACACTTCACACTTCGACGCGCGATGCGCTGTTGCTGCGTCCGCTCGATGGATACCTGCTGCAACACCATAAGGGGACACCCGATGAAGATCCGATTTGTTTTCGCGATACACGACGGTTAAGCAAGCGAACCGAGGGCACCGATCAGTTGGTGCTCGAAATGCGTGATTTCGATGGCGACAAAATTCTCTGGCAAAATCAGTTCGCAGCGGGAACGCTGTTCAACTTGTTTAATCGCAATTTGATCGCGACGCTCGAACCATCGGGCACGTTCCACGTCATCGACTTCGACACCGGACAAACCCGACTGACGTCCAAACTTCCTGTGAATCGCCTTCACGGAGCAGGGGGTGTGATGGCGGCCCAGGCATCGGGCGGACGATACATCGTCATCGCGGGGCAGCCTTCGAGAAGAACCGAGAAACGCACCGTAAGCACACTCGATTTCGCGGCAGCGTCCGAAAACGCGTTTACCGTGGATGGAATCGCCTGCGCGATTGATGCGACTGAAGGCAAGATCGTCTGGTCTGTACCAATCGAGCAACTGGCCTATGATTTCACGCAGCCGGCTTACCTGCCGGTGCTGGTACTCGCAGCACGACATTCCGAGAACGACGTGCTGCGCCGATTCGGACACATGCCACGCGGCTCGGTGATGATCCTCGACAAACGGACAGGGCGGCTCGTGTACGAGTCACAAGAAACAACATCACCCAACTTCCGCAGCGCCCAGTTCATTCCAAAAATCGACGAACAAAAACTTGTCGTCGATTTTCTGGACTGGAACTTGGAACTGTCTTTTCCTGACGCCGACAAGTGA